In the Chroococcidiopsis sp. SAG 2025 genome, one interval contains:
- a CDS encoding efflux RND transporter periplasmic adaptor subunit → MTATQPIELPLIGKIKHPARWLVGLVAAGVVVAGSATYVIVDRSTPKIDLAKLTVPVEAKDLTLRINASGKVVPIQSVNVSPKVAGVLKNLLVEQGDRVQAGQIIAKMDDADLQAQLIQVRAKLAQAQAELAQARAGNRVQEIDRAQAQVDAAQARANFAREKLERYRRLTQQGAIAQNELDQYVSESQSAQANLREAQRQLSLLKSGSRPEEIAQRQAAVQAAQGELQALQVKLNDTIIRAPFTGLVTQKNASEGAFVTPTTSASSGTSSSNSSLANSTSIVVLAKGLEVLAEVPEVDIGQIKSGQQVEIVADSYADRIFKGHVRLVAPEAVVDQNVTSFQVRVALDSGTDRLLSGMNVDLTFLGQNLNDALVVPTVSIVTQQGKTGVLVPGEKNKPEFRPVTIGSSIQDQTQILQGLKQGDRVFLDLPKDQQPEQESDL, encoded by the coding sequence ATGACTGCTACCCAACCTATAGAACTTCCCCTAATTGGTAAAATCAAGCATCCAGCGCGTTGGTTAGTTGGGCTAGTGGCTGCCGGTGTCGTAGTGGCTGGTTCTGCAACTTACGTCATCGTAGATCGATCGACACCTAAGATTGACTTGGCTAAGTTAACCGTACCAGTTGAAGCTAAAGACTTAACGCTACGGATTAATGCTAGCGGTAAAGTCGTACCGATCCAAAGCGTCAACGTCAGCCCTAAAGTGGCAGGAGTGCTAAAGAATTTATTAGTAGAACAGGGCGATCGCGTCCAAGCCGGACAGATTATTGCCAAAATGGATGATGCTGACTTGCAAGCGCAACTGATCCAAGTACGTGCCAAACTCGCTCAAGCCCAAGCTGAATTAGCGCAAGCCCGTGCGGGAAATCGCGTACAAGAAATCGATCGCGCTCAAGCTCAGGTAGATGCAGCCCAAGCTAGGGCAAACTTTGCACGGGAAAAATTAGAGCGTTATCGGAGATTAACGCAACAAGGGGCGATCGCTCAAAACGAATTAGATCAATATGTCAGCGAAAGCCAAAGCGCTCAAGCTAACCTACGGGAAGCACAACGCCAGCTATCGCTACTCAAAAGCGGTAGTCGTCCAGAAGAGATCGCCCAACGTCAAGCAGCTGTGCAAGCAGCTCAAGGTGAGTTACAAGCTCTTCAAGTTAAGCTCAACGATACAATTATTCGCGCTCCCTTTACGGGTTTGGTAACGCAAAAGAATGCCTCAGAAGGAGCCTTTGTAACCCCAACAACCTCTGCATCTAGCGGCACGTCTAGCTCGAATTCATCGCTAGCCAACTCAACTTCGATTGTCGTGCTGGCGAAAGGTTTGGAAGTTTTGGCAGAAGTTCCAGAAGTTGATATTGGACAAATTAAATCGGGACAGCAAGTCGAAATTGTGGCTGATTCTTATGCCGATCGCATTTTTAAAGGTCACGTCCGTTTAGTTGCTCCCGAAGCCGTTGTCGATCAAAACGTAACTTCTTTTCAAGTTCGAGTAGCGCTTGATTCTGGTACAGATCGATTACTATCTGGGATGAATGTAGACTTAACATTCTTGGGTCAAAATCTCAACGATGCCTTAGTCGTACCCACAGTATCGATTGTCACTCAACAAGGTAAAACTGGGGTGTTAGTCCCAGGAGAAAAGAACAAACCTGAATTTCGTCCGGTCACAATTGGTTCGAGTATTCAAGACCAAACGCAAATTTTACAAGGTCTAAAACAAGGCGATCGCGTTTTCCTCGACCTACCAAAAGACCAACAACCAGAACAAGAAAGTGATTTGTAA
- the lspA gene encoding signal peptidase II, whose translation MTNDQIMKNRRFWMAAIASFILDQLTKFWVVQSFDLGETYPIWSNVFHFTYVTNTGAAFSLFAGEVGWLRWLSLIVSLLLIAWAYFGPPMKPLEQWGYGFILGGALGNGIDRFFAGYVVDFLDFRLIGFPVFNLADVSINLGIVCILIASLPKVSTLKRLR comes from the coding sequence ATGACCAATGACCAAATTATGAAAAATCGCCGTTTCTGGATGGCAGCGATCGCCAGTTTTATCTTAGACCAGTTAACTAAATTCTGGGTGGTACAAAGTTTTGACTTGGGCGAAACTTACCCAATTTGGTCTAATGTGTTTCATTTCACCTATGTGACCAACACTGGTGCTGCCTTCAGTTTGTTTGCTGGCGAAGTGGGTTGGTTACGCTGGCTATCTCTGATAGTAAGTTTGCTGTTAATTGCGTGGGCTTATTTTGGTCCGCCAATGAAACCTTTGGAACAATGGGGCTATGGTTTCATTTTGGGAGGAGCGTTAGGCAACGGAATCGATCGCTTTTTTGCGGGTTACGTGGTAGATTTCTTAGATTTTCGGCTAATTGGATTTCCTGTTTTTAACCTGGCAGATGTGTCGATCAATTTGGGTATTGTCTGCATCCTAATTGCCAGTTTGCCAAAAGTCTCTACTCTGAAAAGATTGCGATAA
- a CDS encoding ABC transporter permease — protein MDVLESGKMATKTLLSNKLRSALTMLGIVIGNASVIAMVGIGQGAQRFVAEQFESLGTNVLFVIPGNRDAQRTTVDLPKTLVLEDANAIATQVPTVAKVAPQLQSRELVTYRNKNTYSSVVGTTPEYTAVRNFNPEKGRFFTQLDVKRNNQVVALGSDLVKRLFINQDPIGKYVRIKDVRFLVIGVMESKGSVLGTNYDDSALLPITTMASRIVGENSPYGVSLTFISISAKSDASVEAAQFQIQNLLRLRHKITREDDFSVQSQKDVLEIAGTVTSALTVMLAAIAGISLLVGGIGVMNIMLVSVTERTQEIGLRKALGATQHDVLIQFLIEAVMLSAAGGIVGTALGVGGILLISAFTPFQAGISPVAIALAVSISGGIGVVFGVVPARRAAQLDPIVALRSA, from the coding sequence ATGGATGTTTTAGAAAGTGGCAAGATGGCAACGAAAACGCTGCTATCTAATAAGTTGCGTAGTGCCTTAACGATGTTAGGAATCGTCATCGGCAATGCTTCGGTGATTGCGATGGTGGGGATCGGACAGGGGGCGCAAAGATTTGTCGCCGAACAATTTGAATCTTTAGGAACTAATGTTTTATTTGTCATTCCAGGTAATCGGGATGCCCAAAGAACAACAGTAGATTTACCAAAAACTTTGGTTTTAGAAGATGCAAACGCGATCGCTACCCAAGTACCGACAGTGGCTAAAGTCGCGCCTCAGCTTCAGTCAAGAGAATTAGTCACGTATCGCAACAAAAATACCTATAGTTCAGTTGTCGGTACGACTCCAGAATATACTGCTGTTCGTAACTTCAATCCAGAAAAAGGACGATTTTTTACTCAGCTTGATGTTAAGCGAAATAATCAAGTTGTTGCCTTGGGTTCGGATTTAGTAAAACGATTGTTTATCAACCAAGATCCAATTGGTAAATACGTCCGCATTAAAGACGTGCGCTTTTTAGTGATTGGCGTGATGGAATCAAAGGGTTCTGTCTTAGGAACCAATTATGACGATAGCGCGTTGCTGCCAATTACCACTATGGCAAGCCGGATTGTCGGCGAAAATTCTCCCTATGGAGTGAGTCTAACTTTTATTTCGATTTCAGCTAAAAGCGATGCCAGTGTAGAAGCAGCTCAATTTCAAATTCAAAACCTGCTGCGATTGCGGCACAAAATTACTAGAGAAGATGATTTTAGCGTTCAAAGTCAAAAAGATGTACTAGAAATTGCGGGAACTGTCACGAGTGCTTTAACGGTCATGCTAGCAGCGATCGCGGGAATTTCTTTACTCGTGGGTGGTATCGGGGTCATGAATATCATGCTCGTTTCCGTTACCGAACGCACGCAAGAAATTGGCTTGCGTAAAGCATTGGGCGCTACCCAGCACGATGTTTTGATTCAGTTTCTGATTGAAGCTGTCATGCTATCGGCAGCTGGTGGCATCGTGGGAACTGCCTTGGGTGTAGGTGGTATCCTACTAATTAGTGCGTTTACTCCCTTTCAAGCGGGTATTTCACCTGTAGCAATTGCTCTGGCTGTCAGCATCTCTGGAGGGATTGGCGTTGTCTTTGGTGTTGTTCCTGCCCGTCGTGCTGCCCAACTCGATCCGATTGTTGCTTTGAGAAGCGCCTAA
- a CDS encoding transglycosylase domain-containing protein, which produces MTPPQPPRKPQTLLSRATQVVKTLQAKVQIPGLALKPNARVAELWIQDAGTDKAETYPLLGDRYLIGRSAKSCDIVVRNPVVSQIHLSLARDTSKRRSPFVLRDENSTNGIYWGKRRVAAIELHHGDVFTLGPPELAAAVRMKFHNPPPQYVRTLQWVAGGIGGVTALLALIVGYEWTKFSVTPLPAATGGPTIVFARDGETMLRQPRSTAHTDLQNLQDFSTYLPKAVIASEDSRYYWHFGVDPIGILRATVVNVGSREFEQGASTVTQQVARSIFRSYVGAEDSLGRKLREAVVALKLETFYSKDFILLMYLNRVFLGADTYGFEDAARFYFDKSAKELNLSEAATLVGILPSPNGFNFCGDVRSNQKAIEYRNRVISRMLAQGMVTTEEANRARRSQIEVSSRVCEAQANTIAPYFYNAVFQELQAILGKELAAEGNYIVETQLDPGMQAKAEEALRNSVRQAGASIGYSQGAVVTLDASTGAVLAMVGGTDYKTSQFNRVTQAQRQPGSAFKLFTYTAAIEKGISPEKSYSCAPVSWQGQRFRGCVRSSDELDVATGLALSENPIALRVAQDVGLDSVMRMAQRLGIQSPLQPVPGLVLGQSETNLLEMAGAYGAIANDGVWNRPHLIMRILDSSDCGDREDLKTCREIYAYNRTQTTNRRILSPGVAQTVTSMLRGVVERGTGTAANIGLGEEAGKTGTSGLAARNQNFDLWFIGFLTREKLVTGVWLGNDNNSPVSGYGVQAARLWGNYMREVVR; this is translated from the coding sequence ATGACCCCTCCCCAGCCACCGCGAAAACCGCAAACATTGCTCAGTCGAGCAACTCAGGTAGTCAAAACGCTTCAAGCTAAAGTGCAGATTCCAGGGCTTGCCCTGAAGCCAAACGCCAGAGTTGCCGAATTGTGGATACAGGATGCGGGGACAGACAAAGCAGAGACTTATCCTCTACTAGGCGATCGCTACTTGATCGGACGCAGTGCTAAATCTTGCGATATCGTCGTTCGCAATCCTGTTGTCAGTCAAATTCACCTGTCATTAGCTAGAGATACTAGCAAGAGGCGATCGCCCTTCGTCCTGCGTGATGAAAATTCTACGAATGGCATTTACTGGGGTAAGCGCCGCGTTGCCGCGATCGAACTTCATCACGGTGACGTTTTCACTCTCGGTCCTCCAGAACTTGCCGCTGCCGTGCGGATGAAATTCCATAATCCTCCACCTCAGTACGTCCGCACGCTGCAATGGGTGGCAGGTGGAATTGGTGGCGTGACGGCATTGCTGGCGCTCATTGTAGGGTACGAGTGGACGAAGTTTTCTGTCACTCCTTTACCTGCTGCAACTGGGGGTCCAACGATCGTTTTTGCCCGCGATGGAGAAACGATGCTACGTCAACCTCGCAGTACGGCACATACAGACCTGCAAAACTTGCAAGACTTTTCAACTTATCTGCCCAAAGCCGTTATCGCCTCCGAAGATAGTCGCTATTACTGGCATTTTGGCGTTGACCCTATCGGAATTTTACGCGCCACGGTTGTCAATGTCGGTAGTCGAGAATTCGAGCAAGGGGCGAGTACTGTCACCCAACAGGTAGCGCGGAGTATATTTCGCAGTTACGTAGGCGCAGAGGACTCGTTAGGACGGAAGTTGCGCGAGGCAGTGGTGGCGCTGAAGCTGGAAACCTTTTATAGCAAAGATTTTATTCTACTCATGTATCTCAACCGCGTCTTTCTGGGAGCGGATACATACGGCTTTGAAGATGCAGCGCGATTCTATTTTGATAAATCAGCCAAGGAACTCAATCTTTCAGAAGCTGCGACTTTAGTGGGAATTTTACCCTCTCCCAACGGATTTAATTTTTGCGGTGACGTGCGCAGCAACCAAAAAGCAATTGAATACCGCAACCGCGTTATTAGTCGGATGTTGGCGCAAGGAATGGTGACGACAGAAGAAGCAAATCGGGCGCGGCGATCGCAGATTGAAGTGAGTTCTCGCGTCTGTGAAGCCCAAGCCAATACGATCGCGCCATACTTTTACAACGCTGTCTTTCAAGAACTGCAAGCAATTTTGGGTAAAGAATTAGCAGCAGAAGGCAATTATATCGTTGAAACCCAGCTCGATCCAGGTATGCAAGCCAAAGCTGAAGAAGCTTTACGCAACTCGGTACGGCAAGCTGGAGCAAGTATCGGCTATTCCCAAGGGGCAGTGGTCACCCTCGATGCTAGTACTGGTGCAGTGCTGGCGATGGTAGGAGGCACTGATTACAAAACCAGTCAGTTCAACCGGGTGACTCAAGCTCAACGCCAACCCGGTTCGGCTTTTAAACTTTTTACCTATACGGCGGCGATCGAAAAAGGAATTTCCCCAGAAAAATCTTATTCTTGTGCGCCTGTATCTTGGCAAGGACAGCGATTTCGCGGCTGCGTTCGCAGCAGTGACGAGCTAGATGTAGCGACGGGGTTAGCTCTATCGGAGAACCCGATTGCTTTGCGAGTCGCTCAGGACGTAGGGTTAGATAGCGTCATGCGGATGGCGCAAAGATTGGGCATTCAGTCGCCCTTGCAACCAGTCCCAGGCTTAGTATTGGGACAAAGCGAAACCAATTTATTAGAAATGGCAGGGGCGTATGGAGCGATCGCGAATGATGGCGTGTGGAACCGTCCCCATCTGATTATGAGGATATTAGATAGTAGCGACTGTGGCGATCGCGAAGATTTAAAAACCTGTCGCGAGATTTACGCTTACAATCGCACTCAGACCACAAATCGGCGGATACTCAGCCCAGGAGTAGCCCAGACGGTAACTTCCATGCTACGCGGAGTGGTAGAACGCGGTACTGGTACGGCAGCAAATATCGGACTGGGTGAGGAAGCAGGTAAAACTGGTACGAGTGGTTTAGCAGCAAGAAATCAAAACTTTGACCTTTGGTTTATTGGGTTTCTTACTAGAGAAAAACTCGTTACAGGGGTATGGTTGGGTAACGATAATAATTCGCCCGTTTCTGGTTATGGGGTACAAGCGGCGCGTTTGTGGGGTAACTACATGCGAGAAGTCGTGCGGTAA
- a CDS encoding efflux RND transporter periplasmic adaptor subunit: MINPEAPNKAVSLPFGKAKRRKSWLAGFMTLGLLGSAAVTFAIARTQTPEIDLANLQTVMVESQDLKVQIKANGIVQAVRKINLSPKDAGRIEELYVDEGSQVKKGTLIARMDNEEFQAQVKQYQAGLAKAKAELAKKQTGNRPEEIEQAKAEVAENEAQVREAKSQLTLHRERVQRKLRPAKEGAISRDDLDQALTEERTARENLDRAIASLAVAKHELTLRMKGYRSEEITQAEAEVAQAEAQLKYYQTQLSNTLVRAPFAGTITRRYAQQGDFVTPTTSASSSDGATSASIAELSSGLEVEAKIPESSIARITPNQPVEIRSDAYNKTFKGRVRTIAPRAIREDNVTSFRVKVSLQTGQNQLKSGMNIKLTFLSDKIKDAVVVPLTAVVTKKNGQTGVFMPDREGQIEFREVALGASSSTHAQVLEGVNRGDRVLITPPPGQAIPGVDESGG; the protein is encoded by the coding sequence ATGATTAACCCTGAAGCGCCAAATAAAGCCGTATCCTTGCCATTTGGAAAAGCTAAGCGCCGTAAGTCGTGGTTGGCAGGATTCATGACATTGGGATTGCTGGGTAGTGCTGCCGTTACTTTTGCGATCGCCCGTACCCAAACCCCTGAAATCGACCTAGCCAATCTCCAAACAGTCATGGTCGAATCTCAAGACTTAAAAGTTCAAATTAAAGCCAATGGCATAGTTCAGGCAGTCAGAAAAATTAATCTCAGTCCTAAAGATGCAGGGCGAATCGAGGAATTGTACGTCGATGAAGGCTCTCAGGTGAAAAAGGGTACGCTCATTGCTCGTATGGATAACGAAGAATTTCAGGCACAGGTAAAGCAATATCAAGCAGGCTTGGCAAAAGCTAAGGCAGAACTAGCGAAAAAGCAGACTGGCAATCGTCCCGAAGAAATCGAGCAGGCTAAAGCTGAAGTAGCAGAAAATGAAGCTCAAGTTCGAGAAGCTAAATCGCAGTTAACGCTACATCGGGAACGAGTGCAGCGCAAACTCAGACCAGCGAAAGAAGGGGCAATTTCTCGCGACGATTTAGACCAAGCTTTGACAGAAGAGCGTACAGCCAGAGAAAACCTCGACCGGGCGATCGCGAGTTTAGCAGTAGCCAAACACGAGCTGACACTGCGAATGAAGGGGTATCGCAGCGAGGAAATTACCCAAGCTGAAGCCGAAGTCGCTCAAGCCGAAGCTCAACTGAAGTACTACCAAACTCAACTATCAAACACTTTAGTGCGCGCTCCTTTTGCAGGTACGATCACGCGCCGCTACGCTCAACAAGGCGACTTCGTGACCCCCACAACATCCGCTTCTTCCTCGGATGGCGCTACTTCTGCATCGATCGCCGAACTCTCTAGCGGTTTAGAAGTAGAAGCCAAAATCCCAGAATCTAGCATTGCGCGAATTACCCCCAATCAGCCAGTAGAAATCCGTTCCGATGCCTACAATAAAACCTTTAAAGGTCGCGTCCGCACGATCGCACCCAGAGCAATCAGGGAAGATAACGTCACCTCCTTTCGCGTCAAAGTGAGCTTGCAAACAGGGCAAAACCAGCTCAAATCAGGCATGAATATCAAGCTCACCTTCCTCAGCGACAAAATTAAGGATGCAGTTGTCGTACCCCTAACAGCAGTCGTAACCAAGAAAAACGGTCAAACAGGGGTATTTATGCCAGATCGAGAAGGACAGATCGAATTTCGCGAAGTTGCTCTAGGCGCGAGTAGCAGCACTCACGCTCAAGTTCTCGAAGGCGTGAATCGAGGCGATCGCGTCCTGATTACCCCTCCCCCCGGTCAAGCCATTCCTGGCGTAGATGAATCTGGGGGCTAG
- a CDS encoding TIGR02587 family membrane protein — MSRRLKLERSLAKSLQEYLRGITGGLLFSLPLLYTMEVWWAGFIVHPVRLLIYVLATFTLLLAYNRYAGLRRSAGALEVAIDSVEEMGIGLVVAAVMLWLLGQINTDMNLTEIGGKIIVEAMTVAIGVSIGTAQLGGGGKQESDTGMKGEDSQPSSSPVPFLADGEGDFGGQIAIALCGAVLFAANLAPTEEIIVIAIETSTARLLGLALLSILFAVLILFYSDFTGSQRFSQIRGIKNILFGAVITYAIALVGSAAILWFFGRFDDTTLFICLAQTVVLGVASTLGASAGRLLLQ; from the coding sequence ATGAGTCGTCGGCTAAAACTAGAGCGATCGCTTGCTAAGTCGCTACAAGAATACCTCAGAGGTATTACTGGGGGGCTGTTGTTTAGTTTGCCCCTACTGTACACGATGGAAGTTTGGTGGGCTGGCTTTATCGTCCATCCCGTACGCTTGTTAATTTACGTGCTGGCTACTTTTACACTGCTCTTGGCATACAACCGCTATGCAGGCTTGCGCAGATCTGCTGGTGCATTAGAAGTCGCGATCGATTCCGTGGAGGAAATGGGCATAGGATTGGTTGTTGCTGCCGTCATGCTGTGGCTGTTAGGACAAATTAACACCGATATGAATCTGACAGAGATCGGTGGGAAAATCATTGTAGAAGCTATGACTGTTGCTATTGGTGTATCTATCGGTACTGCCCAATTAGGAGGAGGAGGCAAGCAAGAAAGCGATACGGGAATGAAAGGAGAAGATTCCCAACCTAGTTCTAGTCCCGTACCATTTTTGGCAGATGGCGAAGGCGATTTTGGCGGACAAATTGCGATCGCCTTATGTGGAGCAGTATTATTTGCTGCTAATCTCGCTCCTACAGAAGAAATTATTGTTATTGCAATTGAAACTTCAACAGCGAGACTATTAGGGCTTGCCTTACTCTCAATCTTATTTGCCGTACTAATTCTGTTTTATAGTGACTTTACTGGTTCCCAGCGCTTCAGCCAGATCAGGGGAATTAAAAATATATTATTTGGTGCGGTTATCACTTACGCGATCGCGCTAGTCGGCTCTGCGGCTATCCTCTGGTTTTTCGGACGCTTTGACGATACGACTCTCTTTATTTGTCTGGCTCAAACCGTTGTTTTAGGAGTCGCTTCTACTTTGGGGGCTTCTGCTGGGAGGCTATTGTTGCAATGA
- a CDS encoding PstS family phosphate ABC transporter substrate-binding protein yields the protein MLSRNIRVASLASAVVLVLGVTACGSGNQTPNNAPTSPQGEGASPAANTTTGSNLSGTVKVDGSSTVFPISEAMAEEFQKANPGVQVTVAQSGTGGGFKKFCNNETDISNASRPIKAEEVELCKKGNVEYIELPVAYDGISVVVNPQNKFAQCLTIAELKKMWEPAAQGKVTTWNQIRPEFPNQKLGLYGPGTDSGTYDFFTNAVVGKEGESRGDYTASEDDNTLVQGVSADPGGLGFFGYAYYENNKDKLALASIDNGKGCIQPSAETIGNGTYQPLSRPEFIYVKKSAATRPEVQAFVNFHFAPENQELVSEVGYVPLPNDLVSQVQARFKEGKVGSIFEGKGSQTGVTLADLLKQEK from the coding sequence ATGCTTTCTCGCAATATTCGTGTAGCATCCCTTGCTTCGGCTGTGGTTTTAGTCTTGGGAGTAACTGCTTGTGGCAGTGGTAACCAGACTCCAAATAACGCACCTACCTCTCCTCAAGGAGAAGGTGCAAGTCCAGCAGCAAATACTACTACTGGCTCTAATTTATCTGGGACAGTCAAGGTAGACGGCTCCAGCACCGTGTTTCCCATTTCCGAAGCAATGGCAGAGGAATTTCAAAAAGCAAATCCTGGTGTCCAAGTCACGGTAGCTCAGTCTGGTACTGGTGGCGGATTCAAGAAATTCTGCAACAACGAAACAGATATTTCCAATGCTTCCCGTCCGATTAAGGCAGAAGAAGTAGAATTGTGTAAAAAAGGTAACGTTGAATATATCGAGTTACCAGTAGCCTACGATGGTATATCGGTCGTAGTGAACCCGCAAAACAAGTTTGCCCAATGCTTGACGATCGCTGAACTCAAAAAAATGTGGGAACCAGCAGCTCAAGGTAAAGTCACAACTTGGAATCAAATTCGCCCTGAGTTCCCCAACCAAAAACTAGGGCTTTATGGTCCTGGAACTGATTCCGGTACTTACGATTTCTTTACTAACGCTGTTGTGGGCAAAGAAGGTGAAAGCCGAGGAGACTACACTGCATCTGAAGATGACAATACCTTAGTACAAGGTGTGAGTGCTGACCCTGGTGGGCTTGGCTTCTTTGGTTATGCTTACTACGAGAACAACAAAGACAAGTTAGCACTAGCGAGTATTGACAATGGCAAAGGTTGCATTCAGCCAAGTGCAGAAACAATAGGTAACGGCACTTATCAGCCGCTATCTCGCCCAGAATTCATTTACGTGAAAAAATCTGCGGCAACCCGTCCTGAAGTCCAAGCATTTGTTAATTTCCACTTCGCACCAGAAAATCAAGAACTTGTGTCAGAAGTCGGATACGTACCGCTACCAAACGATTTAGTCAGTCAAGTACAAGCACGCTTTAAAGAAGGTAAGGT
- a CDS encoding tetratricopeptide repeat protein, with protein MPSRKSWLSLLVILGLGSVAPPALGQALVPHRLQLDSAQLERQGLSLAQEAAQLAQFQQFEMAVPRARLATQLAPKNYMAWFLLGGLYLQTNKYNESIAALNKAQALAPQNPSVLFAMGSAHFQKGNYKAAIDSLQAGLKLKPNDKEALFDLGNSYYKVGQLPDAIAQYDKAIALDKKFWPAINNIGLIQYEQGNIDEAMEQWQAALAVDKQAAEPQLAMAVALYSQGEQSRGLQLGTAALKIDSRYGDLEFLRQNLWGDRLLADTKKLLANPKIQATIEERQEQQQQETSPIQISPQ; from the coding sequence GTGCCAAGTCGTAAATCCTGGCTGTCTTTACTGGTGATTTTGGGTTTAGGGAGTGTAGCTCCCCCTGCACTGGGGCAGGCACTCGTTCCACATAGGCTACAACTCGATTCAGCTCAGTTGGAGCGACAGGGATTGAGTTTGGCGCAGGAGGCTGCTCAGTTAGCGCAGTTTCAACAGTTTGAAATGGCTGTACCGAGGGCGCGGCTGGCAACTCAGTTAGCTCCTAAAAACTATATGGCTTGGTTTCTCTTAGGGGGTTTGTACTTACAGACAAATAAATATAACGAGTCGATCGCGGCTCTGAATAAAGCGCAGGCGTTAGCTCCCCAAAACCCTTCCGTGTTGTTTGCAATGGGTTCGGCACACTTTCAAAAAGGCAATTACAAAGCAGCGATCGATAGTTTGCAAGCTGGTTTGAAACTCAAACCAAACGATAAGGAAGCATTGTTCGATCTGGGAAATTCTTACTACAAAGTCGGGCAATTACCAGATGCGATCGCTCAATATGACAAAGCGATCGCCTTAGATAAAAAGTTTTGGCCTGCTATTAATAATATCGGCTTAATTCAATACGAACAGGGCAACATAGACGAGGCAATGGAGCAATGGCAAGCAGCTTTAGCCGTTGACAAGCAAGCCGCCGAACCGCAACTCGCAATGGCAGTTGCTTTATATAGTCAAGGCGAACAATCGCGTGGATTGCAACTAGGAACAGCAGCCTTAAAGATTGACAGTCGCTACGGTGACTTAGAATTTCTCAGACAGAATTTGTGGGGCGATCGCTTGTTAGCTGATACGAAAAAACTGTTAGCTAATCCTAAAATTCAAGCCACAATTGAGGAACGCCAAGAGCAACAACAGCAAGAAACTTCTCCGATTCAGATTTCTCCGCAGTAA
- a CDS encoding biotin transporter BioY, with protein MAVPNQFLWSLIGLLLTIGGTFVEAHITSAPVSWPERGIQTISLGVTCQIGAVLLVGCLGGKSAAALSQIAYLLLGLVWLPIFAQGGGFGYWRELNFGYVLGFIPGAWVCGLLAFRQDAMKLESLAGSCLGGLLIIHLCGLAYLLPSQIFHWASTQAQSIIQPILQYSWYPLPGQLAVVCAVSIIAYGWRLIMFY; from the coding sequence GTGGCTGTTCCTAACCAATTTCTTTGGTCCTTGATTGGTTTGCTTCTTACTATTGGTGGCACTTTTGTAGAAGCACATATAACTAGTGCGCCGGTAAGTTGGCCCGAGCGCGGGATACAGACAATCTCTCTAGGTGTCACCTGTCAAATTGGTGCTGTGCTACTCGTGGGTTGTTTGGGTGGCAAAAGTGCGGCAGCATTATCCCAAATTGCTTATTTATTGCTCGGCTTGGTTTGGTTGCCAATATTTGCTCAAGGTGGCGGTTTTGGCTACTGGCGAGAACTCAATTTTGGATACGTATTGGGTTTTATTCCTGGGGCTTGGGTCTGTGGCTTACTGGCGTTTCGGCAAGATGCAATGAAACTAGAGAGTCTTGCTGGTAGCTGTCTAGGTGGCTTGCTGATAATTCACCTCTGCGGTTTAGCATATTTGTTGCCTAGCCAAATTTTCCACTGGGCAAGCACGCAAGCTCAATCTATAATTCAACCTATACTTCAGTATTCTTGGTATCCTCTCCCAGGACAACTAGCTGTAGTCTGTGCTGTCTCTATTATCGCTTATGGCTGGAGACTGATAATGTTTTATTAG
- a CDS encoding glycine zipper domain-containing protein: protein MLTFKPWQTGTAFLMALTIGTSAILPMVMTAPATAQVFPSSPGSSRISDRTTIRAGARIPVRYDEAEKIVISPKERMRLTLTVAANITNRNGTVLIPAGSLIEGELVPADGGSQFIARNLIIDDGRRQSIDASSDVIETTQLRRGVSTGSILKGAVVGAAAGAALGGLTGNRRISTGEVLIGTGVGAAGGAVLGRKKADVVVINPDTDLDLILDSSLTVDRY from the coding sequence ATGCTTACTTTTAAACCCTGGCAGACAGGGACAGCTTTTCTTATGGCTTTAACTATTGGTACTAGCGCTATCCTACCAATGGTAATGACAGCTCCAGCAACGGCTCAAGTGTTCCCATCGTCGCCAGGAAGTAGCAGAATTAGCGATCGCACGACTATTCGGGCTGGGGCAAGAATTCCCGTGCGCTATGATGAAGCCGAAAAGATCGTTATCAGTCCGAAAGAGAGGATGCGCTTAACTCTTACGGTAGCTGCCAACATTACTAACCGCAACGGCACGGTATTAATTCCTGCCGGAAGTCTAATTGAAGGCGAACTCGTTCCCGCTGATGGTGGTTCTCAATTTATTGCCAGAAATCTAATTATTGATGATGGCAGACGGCAATCAATTGATGCTTCCTCTGATGTCATTGAAACTACCCAGCTGCGTAGGGGAGTAAGTACGGGATCGATTCTTAAAGGTGCAGTCGTGGGAGCTGCCGCTGGCGCAGCTTTAGGTGGACTGACAGGCAATCGCCGTATTTCTACCGGAGAGGTATTAATCGGTACGGGAGTCGGTGCTGCGGGTGGAGCGGTGCTAGGACGTAAAAAAGCTGATGTAGTTGTCATTAACCCTGACACCGACTTGGATCTGATTTTGGATTCTAGTTTGACAGTCGATCGCTATTAA